The following proteins come from a genomic window of Proteiniphilum propionicum:
- a CDS encoding RNA methyltransferase, translating into MSLSKNRIKYIRSLKEKKHRIENNTFVAEGTKLVLDLLATCQCQLIAALPEVISAHPELKAGEIVEADESELKKATFLKTAPQIIAVFYQPESNIDNINFDEGLTLVLDGIQDPGNVGSIVRIADWFGIEHVVCSYDTADIYNPKTVQATMGAIARVRVHYTDIPEFLQKQINLPVYGTFLDGENIYNKTLSNRGFIVMGSEGKGIGAETEKRITRRLFIPNFPSGRDTSESLNVAAATAVICAEFRRRVK; encoded by the coding sequence ATGTCGCTTAGCAAAAACAGAATAAAATATATCCGTTCGCTTAAAGAAAAAAAACATAGGATTGAGAATAACACGTTTGTAGCGGAAGGGACAAAACTGGTTTTAGATCTTCTTGCCACATGCCAATGTCAGCTCATAGCGGCATTACCCGAAGTTATATCAGCTCATCCTGAGCTAAAAGCCGGGGAGATAGTTGAAGCAGATGAAAGTGAATTGAAAAAGGCAACCTTCCTGAAAACGGCACCACAGATCATAGCTGTTTTTTATCAGCCTGAATCGAACATTGATAATATTAATTTTGATGAAGGTCTGACTCTTGTGCTCGATGGTATTCAAGATCCTGGAAATGTAGGCTCAATAGTGCGAATTGCAGATTGGTTTGGAATTGAACATGTTGTCTGCTCGTATGATACCGCAGACATATACAACCCAAAAACAGTCCAGGCAACCATGGGTGCAATTGCCAGAGTGAGAGTGCATTATACTGATATTCCTGAATTTCTGCAGAAACAGATAAATCTACCTGTTTACGGAACATTTCTCGATGGGGAAAACATCTACAATAAAACTCTCTCCAACAGAGGTTTCATTGTAATGGGGAGCGAGGGAAAAGGAATAGGTGCGGAAACTGAAAAGAGAATCACACGGAGACTTTTCATTCCAAACTTCCCTTCAGGAAGGGACACCTCTGAATCTCTGAATGTGGCTGCTGCCACAGCTGTAATATGTGCTGAATTCCGCCGGAGGGTAAAATAA
- a CDS encoding transketolase family protein has translation MNDISTMIKVADNIRILSVSMVEKAKSGHPGGAMGGADFINVLFSEFLEYDPENPNWELRDRFFLDPGHMSPMLYSVLCLSGKFSLDELKNFRQWGSSTPGHPEIDVARGIENTSGPLGQGHAFAAGAAIAAKFLQARLGDIMDHTIYSFISDGGIQEEISQGVGRIAGHLGLSNLIMFYDSNNIQLSTTTDAVSSENVAKKYEAWGWKVISINGNNVEEIRGALKEAKAEKERPTLIIGNTIMGFGAVKADNSSFESQVSTHGQPLSAAGGDVALTIKKLGGDPENPFFILPEAKELYEKRKQELKEIVAEKNVRMDAWAKNNPKMDEKVHKWFTRELPEIDWAAIKHKPGVATRAASATVLGELANQVDNMVVASADLSNSDKTDGFLKQTKVFAKGDFTGAFLQAGVSEFTMSCLCIGMSLHGGVIPACGTFFVFSDYMKPSIRIAALMQTPVIFIWTHDAFRVGEDGPTHQPVEQEAQIRLLEKLQNHSGHNSMLVLRPADANETTVAWRMALENSASPTGLILSRQNIKDLPAKESRFSEAMNANRGAYIVEDEADYDVILLASGSEVSTLVEGAELLRADGVKVRIVSVPSEGLFRSQSPEYQESVLPRGKKKFGLTAGLPVTLEGLVGSDGSVWGMRSFGFSAPYTVLDEKLGYTGENVYLQVKKLLK, from the coding sequence ATGAATGATATCTCAACAATGATTAAAGTGGCTGATAATATAAGAATCCTGTCGGTATCAATGGTCGAAAAAGCCAAATCAGGCCATCCCGGAGGTGCTATGGGAGGAGCAGATTTTATCAATGTCCTATTTTCGGAATTTTTAGAGTACGATCCCGAAAATCCCAACTGGGAGTTAAGAGACAGATTTTTTCTCGATCCCGGCCATATGTCGCCCATGCTATATTCAGTGCTCTGTTTGAGTGGCAAATTTTCATTGGATGAGCTGAAGAATTTTCGTCAATGGGGGAGCTCTACTCCGGGGCACCCTGAAATAGACGTTGCACGCGGCATTGAAAATACATCAGGCCCATTGGGTCAAGGACATGCTTTTGCAGCTGGAGCAGCAATAGCTGCAAAATTTCTTCAGGCACGACTGGGAGATATAATGGATCATACCATATACAGTTTTATTTCCGATGGAGGCATTCAGGAAGAGATTTCTCAGGGAGTAGGGCGTATTGCAGGCCACCTGGGTTTGAGCAACCTGATAATGTTTTATGATTCTAACAACATTCAACTTTCAACAACTACCGATGCTGTGTCGAGTGAGAATGTGGCAAAAAAATATGAAGCCTGGGGATGGAAAGTAATTTCTATTAACGGTAACAATGTTGAAGAAATTCGTGGTGCCCTTAAAGAAGCCAAGGCTGAAAAAGAGAGGCCAACGCTTATTATTGGTAACACTATTATGGGATTTGGAGCTGTTAAAGCAGATAACAGCTCATTTGAATCTCAGGTATCCACTCACGGGCAACCTTTGAGTGCAGCTGGTGGGGATGTTGCGTTGACAATAAAAAAGCTGGGTGGTGACCCGGAAAATCCGTTCTTTATTTTACCTGAAGCCAAAGAACTTTATGAAAAACGCAAACAGGAACTTAAAGAGATAGTAGCTGAGAAAAATGTTAGGATGGATGCCTGGGCAAAAAACAACCCCAAAATGGATGAAAAGGTGCACAAATGGTTTACCCGAGAACTTCCTGAGATCGATTGGGCAGCTATTAAGCATAAACCAGGTGTAGCAACACGCGCCGCTTCTGCCACAGTTTTGGGAGAGTTGGCAAACCAGGTAGACAATATGGTTGTAGCATCTGCCGATCTCTCTAATTCTGATAAAACAGATGGTTTCTTGAAACAAACAAAAGTGTTTGCCAAGGGTGATTTTACGGGAGCCTTCCTTCAGGCTGGGGTCTCTGAGTTTACCATGTCGTGTCTCTGCATCGGGATGAGCCTTCATGGTGGAGTAATTCCTGCATGCGGCACTTTTTTTGTGTTCTCAGACTATATGAAACCCTCCATTCGGATTGCTGCTTTAATGCAAACACCTGTAATTTTTATCTGGACACACGATGCTTTTCGTGTCGGAGAAGATGGCCCCACTCATCAACCGGTAGAGCAGGAAGCACAGATTCGTCTACTGGAGAAGTTGCAGAATCATAGTGGTCATAACTCTATGCTTGTCCTCAGGCCGGCTGATGCGAACGAAACCACTGTTGCCTGGAGAATGGCTCTTGAGAATAGTGCATCACCAACCGGACTTATCCTTTCACGTCAGAATATCAAGGACCTTCCTGCAAAAGAATCGCGTTTCAGCGAAGCGATGAACGCGAACAGAGGAGCCTATATTGTGGAAGATGAAGCGGACTATGATGTGATTTTACTAGCATCTGGCTCTGAAGTTTCCACACTTGTTGAAGGGGCTGAACTGCTTCGTGCCGACGGAGTGAAAGTGCGTATTGTCTCTGTTCCCTCAGAAGGGCTGTTCAGGTCTCAATCACCCGAATATCAGGAGTCGGTATTGCCAAGAGGAAAGAAAAAATTCGGTTTAACGGCAGGGCTTCCAGTAACTCTTGAGGGTCTGGTTGGCTCTGATGGCTCAGTCTGGGGTATGAGATCTTTTGGTTTCTCTGCTCCATACACGGTACTCGACGAAAAACTCGGGTACACTGGAGAGAATGTATATTTACAGGTAAAGAAACTGCTTAAATAA
- the rpiB gene encoding ribose 5-phosphate isomerase B yields the protein MSLFNNPEKPIGIGSDHAGFRRKQFILNLLKERGIHFKDFGTYSMESCDYPDYAHPLAIAVENGECYPGIAVCGSGNGINMTVNKHQGIRAALCWNSEIAYYARAHNDANILTVPGRFLSDEEVIEILDTFLKTPFEGGRHERRINKIPCI from the coding sequence ATGTCATTATTTAACAACCCGGAAAAACCTATCGGGATTGGATCTGACCACGCAGGTTTCAGGAGGAAGCAATTTATTTTGAACCTTCTTAAAGAGAGAGGTATCCATTTTAAGGATTTCGGTACATATTCAATGGAAAGCTGTGATTATCCTGATTATGCACACCCATTAGCAATTGCAGTTGAAAATGGTGAGTGCTATCCTGGGATAGCTGTTTGCGGATCTGGAAACGGAATTAATATGACGGTCAATAAACATCAGGGAATTCGTGCTGCTTTATGCTGGAATAGTGAAATAGCTTATTATGCAAGGGCACATAACGATGCAAACATTCTAACAGTTCCAGGCCGATTCCTTAGTGATGAGGAAGTTATAGAGATTCTAGATACTTTTCTCAAAACTCCATTTGAAGGTGGCCGTCACGAAAGAAGAATCAACAAGATTCCCTGCATTTAG
- a CDS encoding S41 family peptidase codes for MLIKKKYFILLILQLVLMQGCGEVSMQFDNHPRGNFDALWTILDRNYCFFEYKEVDWNDVYREFSPRITSEMNNDALFKLMGEMLAELKDGHVNLVASHDMTRYWQWQENYPPNFDPSIQKYYFGNDYGISSGVRYKILEDNIGYLYYGSFSNDVGQGNLSEILNRMAICHGLIIDVRNNGGGSLTNVERITSRFFNERKLIGYISHKVGPGHNDFSALYPKYVDSYNGVRYQKPVVVLTNRGCYSATNEFVSIMKYAPNVTIIGDKTGGGSGLPFTSELPNGWSVRFSASPMFNAEKEHIEFGVEPDIYVDMKDSDREKNKDTIIETARELIKSQ; via the coding sequence ATGCTTATTAAGAAAAAATATTTCATACTTCTGATCCTGCAGCTTGTTCTTATGCAGGGCTGTGGCGAAGTGAGCATGCAGTTTGACAATCATCCCCGGGGTAATTTCGATGCACTCTGGACTATATTGGATAGAAACTACTGCTTTTTCGAATATAAGGAAGTCGATTGGAATGATGTGTACAGGGAATTCAGTCCCAGAATCACTTCAGAGATGAACAACGATGCCCTTTTCAAACTCATGGGTGAGATGCTTGCTGAGCTGAAAGACGGACATGTTAACCTGGTTGCGTCACACGATATGACCAGATACTGGCAATGGCAGGAGAACTACCCTCCTAATTTCGACCCATCAATTCAGAAATATTATTTCGGAAACGATTATGGCATCTCGTCTGGAGTAAGGTATAAGATTCTAGAAGATAATATCGGTTATCTTTATTATGGAAGTTTTTCAAATGATGTTGGCCAGGGAAATCTAAGTGAAATATTAAACAGAATGGCAATCTGTCACGGGCTGATAATTGATGTGAGAAACAATGGTGGCGGCAGCCTAACCAATGTAGAACGGATAACAAGCCGCTTTTTCAACGAGCGCAAGCTTATTGGCTACATCTCTCATAAAGTAGGACCTGGGCATAATGATTTTTCTGCTTTGTATCCGAAATATGTTGATAGTTACAACGGGGTGAGATACCAAAAGCCGGTGGTTGTTCTTACCAACAGAGGATGTTACAGTGCGACAAACGAGTTTGTAAGTATAATGAAGTATGCACCAAATGTTACCATTATAGGAGATAAAACAGGAGGAGGCAGTGGGTTGCCGTTCACCTCTGAGCTTCCCAATGGCTGGTCCGTACGATTTTCAGCTTCCCCAATGTTCAATGCCGAAAAGGAACATATCGAATTTGGCGTGGAGCCCGATATCTATGTAGACATGAAGGACAGCGACAGGGAAAAAAACAAAGATACTATTATTGAAACCGCCCGCGAATTGATAAAATCCCAGTAG
- a CDS encoding helix-turn-helix domain-containing protein — translation MIVDNNKIPEATSSSVYQYILDKKVESISNELLTTDKSLLDIAIETGFNDVRNAYRIFKNKTGYTPMNFKEKFSQKTDTKR, via the coding sequence GTGATTGTTGATAATAACAAGATTCCAGAAGCAACAAGTAGTTCGGTGTATCAGTATATTTTAGATAAAAAAGTAGAAAGTATTTCTAATGAACTGTTGACGACAGATAAAAGTTTACTCGATATTGCAATTGAAACGGGCTTCAATGATGTTAGAAATGCTTATCGGATATTTAAAAACAAGACCGGTTATACACCTATGAATTTCAAAGAGAAATTTTCACAAAAAACAGATACCAAAAGGTGA
- a CDS encoding RNA polymerase sigma-70 factor — protein sequence MKGKDIKYENLFRLVAFKDDEQAFKELFLEFYPALCVFAMRYITQEETARDIVQDIFFRIWKNRKSMDINTSFRNFLITSVRNSCTDYHRKQEVENRYMEKSMLSFSHISPEEVYTLKELEVSIGEALAKLSPNVREAFEMSRFKGMTYIAIADKMEVSTKTVESYISRALKILRIELRDYLPFLLLFI from the coding sequence ATGAAAGGAAAGGATATAAAATATGAAAACTTATTTCGACTAGTTGCTTTTAAGGACGACGAGCAGGCCTTCAAAGAGCTTTTTCTCGAATTTTATCCGGCATTGTGTGTGTTTGCCATGCGGTATATCACACAGGAAGAAACAGCCAGGGACATTGTTCAGGATATTTTTTTCAGAATTTGGAAAAACCGGAAAAGCATGGATATAAATACTTCGTTCAGAAATTTTTTAATTACTTCAGTTCGCAATAGTTGTACGGATTATCATAGAAAGCAAGAAGTCGAAAACCGGTATATGGAAAAAAGCATGTTGTCCTTCAGTCACATTTCACCGGAAGAAGTGTATACCTTAAAAGAACTGGAAGTCTCCATTGGCGAAGCATTGGCAAAACTATCGCCCAACGTGCGTGAAGCGTTCGAGATGAGCCGCTTTAAGGGAATGACCTACATTGCCATAGCCGATAAAATGGAGGTTTCTACAAAAACCGTCGAATCGTATATTAGTAGGGCATTAAAAATTTTACGCATTGAATTGCGTGATTACCTCCCCTTCTTACTACTGTTTATATAG